One window from the genome of Magnetococcales bacterium encodes:
- a CDS encoding phosphate/phosphite/phosphonate ABC transporter substrate-binding protein has protein sequence MMVIAGRVSAGTDESGGVYRFGVLPQRSAVLTAQYWNPILEHVSRQAGIRLLLKTVRTAPEFNQALERGEYDLVYSNTVFQPRLSASDYRVILKPRAAAIRGQLVTLEESGIHTVEALKDQAVGFPSKGAFVGYAVSMDHLLRLGIPVQAVFGGNQEGIMGQLKAGKVMAAGVNSELMHFFSQRENVRYRVLWESVPFENLPISVLPRVAPEVIGDIQRVFAGMHDTPEGQRILENSAAIIKQHPPFGFLPASQENYRNYVEFYRTTLVQDIE, from the coding sequence ATGATGGTCATTGCCGGTCGTGTTTCAGCCGGGACTGACGAGTCGGGTGGTGTCTATCGCTTTGGTGTGCTGCCTCAGCGCAGTGCCGTGTTGACGGCACAATACTGGAATCCCATTCTGGAGCATGTTTCCCGACAGGCCGGAATCCGTTTATTGCTCAAAACCGTCCGCACCGCGCCCGAATTCAATCAGGCTTTGGAGCGGGGTGAGTATGATCTGGTCTATTCCAACACGGTTTTTCAGCCCCGCTTGAGCGCCAGCGATTACCGGGTGATTCTCAAACCCCGTGCGGCGGCCATTCGGGGGCAGCTTGTCACCCTGGAGGAGTCCGGGATTCACACCGTGGAGGCGTTGAAAGATCAGGCCGTGGGATTTCCCTCCAAAGGGGCCTTTGTGGGGTATGCGGTGTCCATGGATCATCTGTTGCGCCTGGGCATTCCAGTGCAGGCGGTGTTCGGCGGCAATCAGGAAGGAATCATGGGACAGCTCAAGGCCGGCAAAGTGATGGCGGCGGGTGTCAACAGCGAATTGATGCATTTTTTTTCCCAGAGGGAAAATGTTCGTTATCGGGTGTTATGGGAATCGGTTCCGTTTGAAAATTTGCCCATCTCGGTGCTTCCCCGTGTCGCGCCGGAGGTGATCGGGGACATCCAGCGGGTCTTCGCCGGCATGCACGACACCCCCGAAGGACAACGAATTCTGGAAAACAGCGCCGCCATCATCAAACAGCACCCGCCCTTTGGATTCTTGCCCGCCAGTCAGGAAAATTATCGCAACTATGTCGAATTCTACCGGACCACTTTGGTCCAGGATATCGAGTAG
- a CDS encoding response regulator, with product MAPVTGFWDRLPFVGRLLITTTLALVIGGSTLIYTSAQRDAVEAREDLRIFLEASLHTLPAAVAELLVIGDYSALQQTLERYLTHPDVVRLRFRDPSGSVVEATMGEQALQAPVWFKDWMGLETIAGHRDTVVGGRDYGRLEIELSAHVAINRSWARLRDYLWIVALAVMLDFIGIWLVLRSGLRPLADLEAGSRALALGQFAIRLPVHGSPELRQVIQGFNGMVDAVQLARDALMGEKERLQVTLASIGDGVVTTDATGRITFLNAEASRLTGWSRQEAEGVGVVGVMHLIDEQTRQEVLNPVLKVLSSGQTIGMVNHTHTILVGRLGLEYPIADSAAPIRLRHDGAILGVVMVFRDQTQERIQWNALLEVSRQAEEANRAKSDFLATMSHEIRTPMNVVLGMSEMLLETELTEKQRHFAQIMHHSGKALLSVINDVLDFARMEAGRIQLVSEPFSPRQVVEQTVQLMRVSAQERGLACVEQIAADLPERIFGDDGRLRQILLNLLSNAIKFTHQGRVELQLSWHPVEPDSLLFVVRDTGIGITPEQQQHIFDEFIQADVGITRRYGGTGLGLAICRRLVELMGGRIWVESWFGHGSAFFFVLPVRIDRGLLVASSGEAEGDDSGKTGLNILLVDDQEINRIVFEGFLTNASHHPVLVQSGQEAIERVQQEAFDLVIMDVQMPGMDGYSATRWIRRWEQEQGRAPMIIVALTAHDREIALRQSREAGCDACLTKPISRIALLQAVQRFARRPCVIPVSRGLTILLAEDTRENQILIEAYLTQTPHTLVIVEDGVEAVAQVQQVRFDVVVMDVQMPRMDGYTAIRQIRQWEREQGRSPLPIIALSAHAMNGEEERCRDAGGSLYLSKPIGKRALLEALQGVVQAGD from the coding sequence ATGGCGCCGGTCACGGGGTTCTGGGATCGACTGCCGTTTGTGGGACGTCTGCTGATCACGACCACTTTGGCGTTGGTGATCGGCGGATCCACCTTGATTTACACCTCGGCGCAGCGGGACGCGGTAGAGGCCCGGGAGGATCTGCGTATTTTCCTGGAAGCGTCGTTGCACACCTTGCCGGCTGCGGTGGCGGAACTGTTGGTGATCGGGGATTATTCCGCTTTGCAGCAGACCTTGGAGCGTTATTTGACCCATCCGGATGTGGTGCGGTTGCGGTTTCGGGATCCGTCGGGTTCCGTGGTGGAGGCGACTATGGGGGAGCAGGCTTTGCAGGCTCCGGTATGGTTCAAGGATTGGATGGGGCTGGAGACCATCGCCGGTCATCGCGACACTGTGGTGGGGGGGCGAGACTATGGGCGTCTGGAGATCGAATTGAGCGCCCATGTGGCCATCAACCGGTCATGGGCGCGGTTGCGGGATTATTTATGGATCGTGGCCTTGGCGGTGATGCTGGATTTCATCGGCATCTGGCTGGTGCTGCGCAGCGGATTGCGTCCTTTAGCCGATCTGGAGGCGGGGAGCCGGGCGTTGGCCCTGGGGCAGTTTGCCATTCGTCTGCCGGTTCATGGCAGTCCGGAACTGCGTCAGGTGATTCAGGGTTTCAATGGCATGGTGGACGCGGTTCAACTGGCGCGGGATGCGTTGATGGGAGAAAAGGAGCGTCTTCAGGTGACCCTGGCTTCCATCGGGGATGGGGTGGTGACCACGGATGCCACAGGCCGGATCACGTTTCTGAATGCCGAGGCCAGCCGTTTGACCGGGTGGAGTCGGCAGGAGGCGGAAGGGGTGGGGGTGGTGGGGGTGATGCATCTGATCGACGAACAGACCCGTCAGGAAGTGCTGAATCCCGTGCTGAAGGTGTTGTCCAGCGGTCAGACCATCGGCATGGTCAACCATACCCATACCATTCTGGTGGGGCGTCTCGGTTTGGAATATCCCATCGCCGATAGCGCCGCTCCCATCCGTCTGAGACACGATGGCGCCATTCTGGGTGTGGTGATGGTGTTTCGTGATCAGACCCAGGAGCGCATCCAGTGGAACGCCTTGCTGGAGGTCAGTCGTCAGGCGGAAGAGGCCAATCGGGCCAAGAGTGATTTCCTGGCCACCATGAGCCATGAGATTCGTACCCCGATGAATGTGGTTCTGGGCATGTCGGAGATGTTGCTGGAAACCGAACTGACGGAGAAACAGCGTCATTTTGCCCAGATCATGCACCATTCGGGCAAGGCTTTGCTGAGTGTGATCAACGATGTGCTGGATTTCGCCCGCATGGAGGCGGGCCGGATTCAACTGGTTTCCGAGCCGTTTTCTCCCAGGCAGGTGGTGGAGCAGACCGTACAGTTGATGCGGGTGAGCGCCCAGGAACGGGGATTGGCGTGTGTCGAGCAGATCGCCGCCGATCTGCCGGAGCGCATTTTCGGCGATGATGGACGGTTGCGCCAGATTCTGCTCAATTTATTGAGCAATGCGATCAAGTTCACCCATCAGGGTCGTGTGGAGTTGCAGCTTTCCTGGCATCCTGTGGAACCCGACAGCCTGTTGTTCGTGGTCCGGGACACGGGGATTGGCATCACGCCGGAACAGCAGCAGCATATTTTCGATGAGTTCATCCAGGCCGACGTGGGAATCACCCGGCGATACGGGGGCACGGGGTTGGGTCTGGCCATTTGCCGTCGGCTGGTGGAGTTGATGGGGGGGCGTATTTGGGTCGAAAGCTGGTTTGGTCACGGGAGTGCCTTCTTTTTTGTGCTGCCGGTGCGGATCGATCGGGGCCTGCTGGTCGCCAGTTCCGGGGAAGCCGAGGGGGACGATTCGGGAAAAACCGGGTTGAACATTTTGCTGGTGGACGATCAGGAGATCAACCGCATCGTTTTTGAAGGGTTTCTGACAAACGCTTCCCATCATCCGGTTTTGGTCCAGAGCGGCCAGGAAGCCATCGAACGGGTGCAGCAGGAGGCTTTCGATTTGGTGATCATGGATGTGCAGATGCCGGGCATGGACGGCTACAGCGCCACCCGGTGGATTCGTCGCTGGGAACAGGAGCAGGGACGCGCTCCCATGATCATCGTGGCCCTTACCGCCCATGATCGGGAGATCGCCTTGCGACAGAGCCGGGAAGCCGGGTGTGACGCCTGTTTGACCAAGCCGATCAGCCGCATCGCCTTGTTGCAGGCGGTGCAACGGTTTGCCCGGCGTCCGTGCGTGATTCCGGTCAGTCGGGGGTTGACCATTTTGTTGGCGGAAGACACCCGGGAGAATCAGATTTTGATTGAGGCCTATCTGACGCAGACTCCCCATACCCTGGTGATCGTCGAAGACGGGGTGGAGGCGGTGGCGCAGGTGCAGCAGGTGCGGTTCGACGTGGTGGTGATGGATGTCCAGATGCCCCGCATGGATGGTTACACCGCCATCCGTCAGATCCGACAATGGGAGCGGGAGCAGGGTCGCTCCCCGTTGCCGATCATCGCCTTGTCGGCCCATGCCATGAATGGCGAAGAGGAACGGTGCCGGGATGCGGGGGGGTCGCTGTATCTTTCTAAGCCGATTGGGAAAAGGGCGTTGCTGGAGGCGTTGCAGGGAGTGGTTCAGGCCGGGGATTGA
- a CDS encoding transporter substrate-binding domain-containing protein, with the protein MIRLVHVVWMLTVLWCGLGPGNGWAANGGVVEPVVRKAWQPDAQQQAWLAAHPRIRLGDDFAWPPFVFMDEQREFSGISAGYVAALSRRLGVAIEPVRGLTWAQVMEQVKIGQIDMLPAVVRSKEREAFLNFTKPFISFPVVIAIHADGMFVAGLEGLAGRQVGVVRGYITHELLVRDFPSISLVLFDNLAAGLEALENRSVEAVVDNLGAITYETRHLRLAHIKIAAPTPYTFELAMAVRKDWPELVSLLDRGLAAMSGQEKAAIENTWLAVQVNFGVDLHTMLLWGVPIGVASLLVIGVVMVWNRKLQSQIVERRRVQDELEAASALLTQEIDERRQIQDELQRERDKLADAKALAESANRAKSDFLAAMSHEIRTPMNVVLGMSEMLMETGLTSQQRRFVQTMHQSGKALLGVINDVLDFSRIEAGRFNLVEVPFSPRLVLEETVRLMRLAAEEKGLVLKESVSPAIPEVVSGDDSRVRQVLINLLGNAIKFTALGGVEARLALNAEAPDSMVFSVIDTGIGITGEQIERIFEPFVQADGGITRRYGGTGLGLTICRRLVDMMGGRIWVESQVGEGSGFHFTLPVRAVDFPVPAILSEVAQPGNDNPGLSILLAEDVEENRILFEAYLQDGPHRLVMVEDGLEAVNRVGQQRFDVVVMDVQMPRMDGYTAIRRIREWERETGGVPLPIITLSAHAMEGEMERCLEAGGDLYLSKPISKKILLEALTRIGNHGSPESES; encoded by the coding sequence ATGATACGTTTGGTCCATGTGGTGTGGATGTTGACCGTGTTGTGGTGTGGTTTGGGGCCTGGGAACGGGTGGGCGGCCAACGGTGGAGTGGTGGAGCCGGTGGTTCGCAAGGCATGGCAGCCCGACGCGCAACAGCAGGCCTGGTTGGCGGCCCATCCCCGGATCCGGTTGGGGGATGACTTCGCATGGCCCCCTTTTGTGTTCATGGATGAGCAGAGGGAGTTCAGCGGGATCAGCGCCGGTTATGTGGCGGCCTTGTCCCGACGCCTGGGCGTCGCCATCGAACCGGTGCGGGGGTTGACCTGGGCACAGGTGATGGAACAGGTGAAAATCGGCCAGATCGATATGCTGCCGGCTGTGGTGCGTTCCAAGGAGCGGGAAGCCTTTCTGAATTTCACCAAGCCGTTCATCTCGTTTCCCGTGGTGATCGCCATTCATGCCGACGGGATGTTTGTCGCGGGTCTGGAGGGGCTGGCGGGTCGCCAAGTGGGGGTGGTGCGGGGTTACATCACCCATGAGTTGCTGGTTCGGGATTTTCCGTCCATTTCTTTGGTGTTGTTCGATAATCTCGCGGCAGGCCTGGAGGCGCTGGAAAACAGGAGCGTCGAGGCGGTGGTGGACAATCTGGGGGCCATCACCTACGAGACCCGGCATCTGCGTTTGGCGCACATCAAGATCGCGGCCCCCACGCCTTACACGTTTGAGCTTGCCATGGCCGTGCGCAAGGACTGGCCGGAACTGGTGTCACTCCTTGACCGGGGTCTGGCGGCCATGAGCGGTCAGGAAAAGGCGGCCATCGAAAACACCTGGTTGGCGGTTCAGGTGAATTTCGGGGTGGATCTGCACACCATGCTGTTGTGGGGGGTGCCCATCGGGGTGGCGTCGTTGCTGGTGATTGGGGTGGTGATGGTGTGGAACCGTAAACTCCAGAGTCAGATTGTCGAGCGTCGGCGGGTGCAAGACGAGCTGGAGGCGGCTTCCGCCCTGTTGACCCAGGAGATCGACGAACGGCGACAGATTCAGGATGAGCTGCAACGGGAACGGGACAAGCTCGCGGATGCCAAGGCGTTGGCCGAGAGTGCCAATCGGGCCAAAAGCGACTTTCTGGCAGCCATGAGCCATGAGATTCGCACCCCGATGAATGTGGTGCTGGGCATGTCGGAAATGTTGATGGAAACCGGATTGACGTCGCAACAGCGCCGTTTTGTCCAGACCATGCACCAGTCCGGCAAGGCACTGCTGGGGGTGATCAACGATGTGCTGGATTTTTCCCGCATCGAGGCGGGACGCTTCAATTTGGTGGAGGTGCCTTTTTCTCCCCGTTTGGTGTTGGAAGAGACGGTGCGGCTGATGCGTCTGGCCGCCGAGGAAAAGGGGCTGGTCTTGAAGGAGTCGGTCTCTCCGGCCATACCGGAGGTGGTGTCGGGTGACGACAGCCGGGTGCGTCAGGTGTTGATCAATCTGTTGGGCAATGCCATCAAGTTTACGGCATTGGGGGGTGTGGAGGCCCGACTGGCCTTGAATGCCGAAGCGCCGGACAGCATGGTGTTTTCCGTGATCGATACGGGCATCGGGATCACCGGCGAGCAGATCGAGCGGATCTTCGAGCCGTTCGTGCAGGCCGATGGAGGCATCACCCGGCGGTATGGGGGTACGGGTCTCGGATTGACCATCTGTCGCCGTCTGGTGGACATGATGGGGGGACGGATCTGGGTAGAGAGCCAGGTGGGGGAGGGGAGTGGATTTCATTTCACCCTGCCGGTGAGAGCGGTGGATTTTCCGGTGCCGGCAATTCTGTCCGAGGTCGCGCAGCCGGGGAATGACAATCCTGGATTGAGCATCCTGTTGGCCGAAGATGTGGAAGAGAATCGTATCTTGTTCGAGGCCTATTTGCAGGACGGCCCCCATCGGCTGGTGATGGTGGAAGACGGATTGGAGGCGGTGAACCGGGTTGGGCAGCAGAGGTTCGATGTGGTGGTGATGGATGTCCAGATGCCCAGGATGGATGGTTATACCGCCATCCGGCGCATCCGGGAGTGGGAGCGGGAGACCGGTGGGGTGCCGTTGCCGATCATCACCTTGTCCGCCCATGCCATGGAAGGGGAGATGGAACGCTGCCTGGAGGCGGGAGGAGACCTTTACCTTTCCAAACCCATCAGCAAAAAAATCCTGCTGGAGGCTTTGACGCGGATCGGAAACCACGGCTCCCCGGAATCGGAATCCTGA
- a CDS encoding HAMP domain-containing protein: MRFFLKLFLSFWLVVSVLGGVFFWGGHYLRDHLDPLLEANMERMLSKRRQVATLLETQGLAATRSLLENNRETDDIIVFERADQDILGRPLPGHLSRPRPEPGHDNRPPPPTSPFSMGRPGPGPHHEPPPHMPLETRDPEGHAYRVALGPMRSPWSLAWREYPFFPVVVLMISGMVVFPLARHFTRPLRHLQGATLRLAEGDLTTRAPGMRRLFSDELDDLGRDFNFMAQRLEVLFHGQKRLLRDVSHELRSPLARMRVALGLAEQESSGVRGEHWQRLNLELDRLDTLIGQIIRLSRPEAPDQVPKESLVDLGALVEAVVADARFESGGEESPLTILGLDPAMLWADGGAIHSAVENVVRNAMRHSPPGARITLQLIRRGTTAHIVVKDEGPGVPEADLPRLTEPFFRVGEARDRLSGGHGLGLAIATSAVRDHKGELSVRNRPERGLEVEITLPVEPMPAWDTETETETKTAHAA; this comes from the coding sequence TGCGCTTCTTTCTCAAGCTGTTCCTGTCGTTTTGGTTGGTGGTGTCGGTGCTGGGAGGCGTGTTCTTCTGGGGCGGCCACTATCTGCGGGATCATCTGGATCCCCTCCTGGAAGCCAACATGGAACGCATGCTGAGCAAACGCCGTCAGGTGGCCACCCTCCTGGAAACCCAAGGTCTGGCGGCAACCCGGTCCCTGCTGGAAAACAACCGGGAGACCGATGACATCATCGTGTTCGAGCGCGCCGATCAAGATATCCTGGGTCGGCCTCTGCCCGGCCATTTGTCACGCCCCAGACCCGAACCGGGCCATGACAACCGTCCGCCACCCCCCACATCGCCATTTTCCATGGGGCGTCCCGGTCCCGGACCCCACCACGAACCCCCGCCCCACATGCCTTTGGAAACCCGGGATCCCGAGGGCCACGCCTATCGGGTGGCCCTTGGCCCCATGCGTTCCCCCTGGTCGCTGGCATGGCGGGAATATCCTTTTTTTCCGGTGGTGGTGCTGATGATCAGCGGCATGGTGGTGTTTCCCCTGGCCCGCCACTTCACCCGCCCCCTGCGCCACCTGCAAGGCGCCACCCTGCGGCTGGCGGAAGGGGATCTGACCACCCGGGCACCGGGGATGCGGCGTCTGTTCTCCGACGAACTGGATGATCTGGGACGGGATTTCAATTTCATGGCCCAGCGGCTGGAGGTGCTGTTCCATGGACAGAAACGGCTATTGCGGGATGTCTCCCACGAGTTGCGCTCTCCGCTGGCCCGGATGCGGGTGGCTCTGGGGCTGGCGGAACAGGAGAGTTCCGGGGTACGCGGGGAGCATTGGCAACGGCTGAACCTGGAATTGGACCGGCTCGACACCCTGATCGGTCAGATCATCCGCCTCTCCCGGCCCGAGGCTCCGGATCAGGTGCCCAAGGAGTCCCTGGTGGATCTGGGGGCGTTGGTGGAGGCGGTGGTGGCGGACGCCCGCTTTGAAAGCGGCGGGGAGGAGTCTCCCCTGACCATTCTCGGCCTGGATCCGGCCATGCTGTGGGCCGACGGGGGAGCGATTCATTCGGCGGTGGAAAACGTGGTACGCAACGCCATGCGCCACTCCCCCCCGGGAGCCCGCATCACGCTGCAACTGATCCGTCGGGGAACGACGGCCCATATTGTCGTCAAAGATGAAGGGCCAGGGGTGCCGGAAGCGGATCTGCCCCGGCTCACCGAACCATTCTTCCGGGTCGGCGAGGCCCGGGATCGACTCAGCGGCGGCCATGGTCTGGGTCTGGCCATCGCCACCAGCGCGGTGCGGGACCACAAAGGGGAACTGTCGGTCCGCAACCGTCCGGAAAGGGGGCTGGAGGTGGAAATCACCCTGCCGGTGGAACCGATGCCCGCCTGGGACACCGAAACCGAGACCGAAACAAAAACCGCACACGCGGCATGA